In Spirochaeta isovalerica, one DNA window encodes the following:
- the murC gene encoding UDP-N-acetylmuramate--L-alanine ligase: MDKKTLPASLKGFRVHLVGIKGTGMAAFAELLQRRGADISGSDIDEKFYTDEVLQRLGIPYEESFRAENIDDEVQLVIHSAAYGSDNPELSEAHKRHIPVMVYTEALGYISSLTESFGVAGIHGKTTTTALAGTVAGAAGLEASVLVGSAVPSFGGFSTAHFGEKYFIAETCEYKRHFLAFHPRSIILTSIEPDHLDYFKDIDDILDAFLSYIDRLPAGGDLIYCADDEGAVKAADIMKSRRADINYIPYGTSADGPYRISSVREESGLSSFRLDRFSRDMALRIPGHHLVLDAAAAVALVVRTLEREGRGDDPSLPDKIAEGLRSFAGSRRRSEIVGEAGGILFMDDYAHHPTAINTTLEGLKKFYPGRRIVVDFMSHTYSRTAALLEEFAASFGSADLVLLEDIYASAREKFNGTITGRDLYERTAACHGNVRYFNNFEETERFCRSHLKDGDLFITMGAGNNWNIGKNLYNQFKKESLS; the protein is encoded by the coding sequence ATGGATAAGAAAACACTGCCCGCCTCGCTGAAAGGCTTCAGAGTGCATCTGGTGGGCATTAAGGGTACGGGAATGGCCGCCTTCGCCGAATTGCTGCAGCGTCGCGGAGCTGACATTTCAGGTTCCGATATCGATGAAAAATTTTATACCGATGAAGTTCTGCAGCGCCTTGGTATACCCTATGAAGAATCATTCAGAGCGGAAAATATCGATGACGAGGTTCAGCTGGTTATTCATTCGGCTGCCTACGGTTCCGACAATCCCGAGCTTTCCGAAGCTCATAAACGGCATATTCCCGTAATGGTCTACACGGAAGCCCTCGGCTATATCTCCTCCCTCACGGAATCCTTCGGAGTCGCGGGGATACACGGAAAGACGACGACTACGGCATTGGCGGGAACTGTCGCCGGCGCCGCGGGGCTGGAAGCATCGGTTCTCGTGGGCAGTGCCGTTCCCTCTTTCGGCGGTTTTTCCACAGCTCATTTCGGTGAGAAGTATTTTATAGCTGAAACCTGCGAATATAAGAGACATTTTCTCGCTTTTCATCCCCGCTCCATTATCCTCACCAGCATAGAGCCGGACCATCTCGATTATTTCAAGGATATCGATGATATTCTCGACGCTTTTCTCTCCTATATCGACAGGCTTCCTGCCGGAGGGGATCTGATTTACTGCGCCGATGATGAAGGCGCCGTTAAAGCCGCGGATATTATGAAAAGCAGAAGAGCGGATATCAATTATATCCCCTATGGCACTTCAGCGGACGGGCCGTACCGGATATCCTCGGTCCGCGAGGAAAGCGGACTCTCCTCATTCCGCCTCGATAGGTTCAGTCGCGATATGGCTCTCAGAATACCCGGCCATCACCTCGTCCTGGATGCCGCCGCTGCGGTGGCTCTTGTCGTTCGGACTCTCGAGCGCGAAGGGAGGGGGGACGATCCATCTCTGCCGGATAAAATTGCTGAAGGTCTCCGTTCATTTGCAGGAAGCCGGAGGCGGAGCGAGATTGTGGGAGAAGCCGGAGGAATTCTCTTTATGGACGATTATGCTCATCACCCGACGGCGATTAACACGACTCTTGAAGGTTTGAAAAAGTTTTATCCCGGCAGAAGGATTGTCGTAGATTTCATGTCCCATACCTATTCCCGCACGGCAGCCCTTCTCGAGGAGTTCGCCGCTTCATTCGGTTCTGCCGATCTTGTGCTGCTCGAGGATATCTATGCCTCAGCCCGGGAGAAATTTAACGGAACGATTACAGGCCGGGATCTTTATGAGAGAACGGCCGCCTGTCACGGCAATGTCAGGTATTTTAATAATTTTGAAGAAACCGAACGGTTCTGCCGCAGCCATCTCAAAGATGGCGACCTCTTCATTACCATGGGCGCCGGCAACAACTGGAATATCGGAAAAAATTTATACAATCAATTTAAAAAGGAGTCTCTTTCATGA
- a CDS encoding YihY/virulence factor BrkB family protein, translating to MSTRTFYRTIISEEKVFPSRLKTFFYSLMRIVLRISDNFFHDSCLIRASGLAFNSLLALVPLSAVLFAFGGFNSVGGELYNYLVEVLLPSSLNQVLDALSGFTENSAKLGTYGLVFFLITILFLMNNIENNLNAIWHCKRKRKFFQQFTIYTTVIVFTSLLVGGNFSISGDLLAILPDYTGALNKPFIVKTLYRVSSILFITTTFLLLIMLIPSTRVSFLSALTGALAGAVIWELAKWGFKTWASYSVRNSVIYGSLFLIPLLLIWLYVVWLIIMIAMETAYVHQHRKEKHIRYQSEKMTWEVFNLKLDLYLAIARFYLDGTAGADDSKLSEALGINEEETREGIAVLINENLVARTENGTYLPVRPPEKMKLSDLYYKLSGIDENPSAALSDFKRGGDRELNNKTVSDLFDGIRREDSV from the coding sequence ATGAGCACCCGAACTTTTTACAGAACGATCATCAGCGAGGAAAAAGTCTTTCCCTCTCGACTCAAGACATTTTTCTACTCGCTCATGCGCATAGTACTGCGGATTTCCGACAACTTTTTCCACGACAGCTGTCTGATCCGCGCCTCCGGTCTGGCTTTCAACAGCCTTCTGGCGCTGGTTCCCCTATCGGCAGTGCTTTTCGCTTTCGGAGGTTTCAACAGCGTCGGAGGAGAGCTCTATAATTATCTCGTGGAAGTCCTCCTCCCCTCAAGCCTGAATCAGGTTCTCGACGCTCTTAGCGGCTTCACCGAGAATTCCGCAAAGCTGGGAACTTACGGTCTTGTTTTCTTTCTCATAACCATTCTCTTTCTGATGAACAATATTGAAAATAATCTCAATGCCATCTGGCACTGCAAAAGAAAGAGGAAATTCTTTCAGCAGTTTACAATCTACACAACGGTAATCGTCTTCACTTCTCTTCTGGTCGGGGGGAATTTTTCCATTTCCGGAGACCTGCTGGCCATATTACCCGATTATACGGGAGCCCTGAACAAACCGTTTATCGTCAAAACCCTTTACAGAGTCTCATCGATTCTTTTTATAACAACCACGTTTCTGCTTCTGATTATGCTCATCCCGTCCACACGGGTCTCTTTCCTAAGCGCTCTGACCGGAGCTCTTGCCGGCGCGGTAATCTGGGAGCTGGCCAAATGGGGTTTTAAAACGTGGGCCAGCTATTCGGTTCGAAACTCGGTAATCTATGGGTCTCTTTTTCTGATCCCCCTGCTTCTGATCTGGCTTTATGTGGTCTGGTTGATCATTATGATCGCCATGGAAACAGCATACGTTCATCAACACAGGAAGGAAAAGCACATCCGCTACCAATCTGAAAAGATGACCTGGGAAGTATTCAATCTCAAACTTGATCTTTATCTGGCCATAGCGCGCTTTTATCTTGATGGCACGGCCGGAGCCGATGACAGTAAACTGTCGGAAGCTCTGGGGATAAATGAAGAGGAAACACGGGAAGGAATCGCTGTACTTATTAATGAAAACCTGGTTGCCCGGACTGAAAACGGGACTTATCTGCCCGTAAGGCCTCCGGAAAAAATGAAGCTTTCAGATCTTTACTACAAATTGTCAGGGATCGATGAAAACCCGAGCGCCGCCCTTTCGGACTTTAAGAGAGGCGGAGACAGAGAGCTGAATAATAAAACCGTTTCAGATTTATTTGATGGTATCAGGAGAGAGGATTCTGTCTGA
- a CDS encoding SAM-dependent DNA methyltransferase has protein sequence MVSGERILSELEPIGAVFTPLLHAQKTIIDTGLYENWLHGASILDPTAGGGHFIEAFIKTAKEKGDRLTDQRLSRLCAVEMQSRFIEDFHRKMKREYKVDFPGDRFLQGDYLFTHHREEFDFLLGNPPWLNFCDLENGYKEKIKPLFIDSGLTGSKKDLLLGSSRIDLAALIVTEAIRKNLKTQGTAYFFLPLSLFLGEGAHKQFRFLLETGAFSLNYIDDYRDAPLFPGVATRYGFASFTKDRRTTYPVPYRRIRPNGTFRELNAAPLAGSGSPLIAGGMDDLKELPRIFIPPKSKPRQGLNTCGANSLFIFDEITGRNKNILTLKNKEREATLPEELIYPLIGSGQFNAKKHHRYVFLPYNLNGRALSETELAHYPEAECYLRENRSRLENRKGVLIGSAIKKGLWWSLLGVGPYSFAPWKVVWEAYGKREFHPRLFSSENKQPWQPNQALQAFIPFNEEREAKRVLKEMENSPIGEILKMQGMEGTCNWAQPGKMIRFFSFKDEI, from the coding sequence ATGGTATCAGGAGAGAGGATTCTGTCTGAGTTAGAACCCATTGGAGCTGTTTTCACACCCCTTCTCCATGCACAAAAAACAATAATCGATACAGGTCTCTATGAGAATTGGCTTCATGGCGCATCCATTCTCGATCCCACAGCCGGAGGCGGTCATTTTATTGAAGCTTTTATAAAAACGGCAAAGGAAAAAGGCGACAGGCTTACAGATCAAAGGCTCAGCCGGCTCTGCGCCGTGGAGATGCAGTCCCGATTCATCGAGGATTTTCACCGGAAAATGAAAAGAGAATACAAGGTTGATTTTCCCGGAGATAGGTTTCTCCAGGGAGATTATCTATTTACCCATCACAGGGAAGAATTCGATTTTCTCCTCGGCAATCCCCCGTGGCTCAATTTCTGCGATCTCGAAAACGGATATAAGGAGAAAATTAAGCCTCTCTTTATAGATTCAGGATTAACAGGCAGTAAAAAAGATCTGCTGCTGGGAAGTTCACGCATTGATCTGGCGGCGCTAATCGTAACCGAAGCAATCAGAAAAAATCTGAAGACTCAGGGAACAGCCTATTTCTTTCTTCCCCTGTCCCTTTTTCTGGGCGAAGGGGCACACAAGCAATTCAGGTTTCTATTGGAAACAGGTGCCTTTTCCTTGAATTATATCGATGACTACCGCGACGCGCCTCTTTTTCCCGGCGTGGCGACCCGCTACGGATTCGCTTCTTTCACTAAGGACAGGAGAACGACCTACCCCGTACCGTACAGGAGGATTCGACCGAATGGCACATTCAGAGAGCTGAATGCGGCTCCCCTCGCCGGCAGCGGATCCCCGCTTATTGCCGGAGGAATGGATGATTTGAAAGAACTCCCGCGCATATTCATTCCCCCGAAATCCAAACCGCGGCAGGGACTCAACACCTGCGGAGCCAACAGCCTTTTCATTTTTGATGAAATTACCGGTAGAAATAAAAACATTCTGACCCTGAAAAACAAAGAGAGAGAAGCAACCCTTCCGGAAGAGCTTATTTATCCCCTCATAGGTTCAGGGCAGTTCAATGCGAAAAAGCACCACAGATACGTCTTTCTTCCATACAATCTCAACGGCCGGGCATTATCAGAGACCGAGCTGGCACACTATCCCGAAGCGGAATGCTATTTAAGGGAAAACAGAAGCCGTCTCGAGAACAGAAAAGGAGTCCTCATTGGAAGCGCCATCAAAAAGGGGCTCTGGTGGTCACTTCTTGGAGTCGGCCCCTACTCATTTGCTCCCTGGAAGGTTGTCTGGGAGGCCTACGGAAAAAGAGAATTCCACCCCCGTCTCTTTTCGTCGGAAAATAAGCAGCCATGGCAGCCGAATCAGGCTCTTCAAGCCTTCATTCCCTTTAATGAAGAGAGAGAGGCAAAGCGCGTTCTGAAAGAAATGGAAAATTCCCCAATCGGAGAAATTCTGAAAATGCAGGGAATGGAAGGGACCTGTAACTGGGCCCAACCGGGAAAAATGATAAGGTTTTTCTCCTTTAAAGACGAAATCTGA
- a CDS encoding tetratricopeptide repeat protein: MDAQINLALDYFGQGDYEKAISLLEAVLIIDPENERAADLLVSVRELYRMERELSKTNNTDDEEFTAQRPDFSVNPTRDEETDPQEDEELNKPDFSINEEDDLVQPEETRSRFELIVSPSLVYTWDVGEEGEVFPSVGTYSASVSSEMNYYFSKWNRIVGISGGYSLLLLDPEWGSFADARLHVVDALITFRTFFQEEVDSKTVLRIGAGYRGYYAGGYNFYTLNKGWLNGFNMGVNLEGPLLYLFRSNEGLKKFIMGIDMNLLFFPEMNTLNLFDFKIEARLQFDHFSAGLHFGAYSVITPDESKYIWMNGINFRFRL, from the coding sequence ATGGACGCCCAGATAAACCTGGCCCTCGATTATTTCGGACAGGGGGATTATGAGAAAGCAATCAGTCTCCTTGAAGCGGTTCTGATTATTGACCCGGAAAACGAAAGGGCCGCCGATCTTCTTGTTTCTGTCAGGGAACTCTATAGAATGGAGCGTGAATTAAGCAAAACAAATAACACAGATGATGAAGAGTTTACAGCTCAAAGGCCGGATTTCAGTGTTAATCCGACCCGGGATGAGGAAACGGATCCCCAGGAAGACGAGGAGCTTAACAAGCCGGATTTTTCCATCAACGAAGAAGATGACCTCGTTCAGCCAGAAGAAACGAGAAGTCGTTTCGAGCTGATTGTTTCTCCGAGCCTCGTTTATACCTGGGATGTGGGAGAAGAGGGGGAGGTTTTTCCCTCAGTCGGTACCTATTCGGCGAGCGTTTCTTCGGAAATGAACTATTATTTCAGTAAGTGGAATCGCATAGTCGGCATCTCCGGGGGGTATTCCCTACTATTGCTCGATCCCGAATGGGGGAGTTTCGCCGATGCCAGACTCCATGTTGTTGATGCCCTTATTACTTTCCGGACTTTTTTCCAGGAGGAGGTGGACAGTAAGACTGTTCTCAGAATCGGAGCCGGATACCGGGGGTATTATGCGGGCGGTTACAACTTCTATACGTTGAACAAGGGCTGGCTAAACGGTTTTAATATGGGAGTCAACCTGGAAGGACCGCTATTATATCTTTTCCGCAGTAACGAAGGACTGAAAAAATTTATTATGGGAATTGATATGAATCTCCTTTTCTTCCCTGAGATGAATACACTTAATCTTTTTGATTTTAAGATTGAGGCGAGACTTCAGTTCGACCATTTCAGCGCGGGGCTTCATTTCGGAGCTTATTCTGTCATCACTCCCGATGAATCCAAATATATCTGGATGAATGGGATCAATTTCAGATTTCGTCTTTAA
- the aat gene encoding leucyl/phenylalanyl-tRNA--protein transferase translates to MSFPWLSEEEHIFFPPVEESTEEGIVAVGGNLSPGVLLSAYRQGIFPWYSEGQDILWWSPDPRFVLFTENLKISKSMKKEIRKKKYEVVLDRNFQKVIGACRDSVRKGQRGTWITEDMFRAYCAIHEMGWAHSVEVLDKGNLVAGLYGVSIGRVFFGESMFTRVPNGSKTALILLTLFLKDRGFKIIDSQDHTDHLESLGAENIRREDFYGILKKELSFPDYRGMWNRIFPEFPDSEGLRDILK, encoded by the coding sequence TTGAGTTTCCCCTGGCTCAGCGAAGAAGAACACATTTTCTTCCCTCCCGTTGAAGAATCGACAGAAGAGGGAATTGTAGCCGTGGGCGGCAATCTCAGTCCCGGAGTGCTGCTCTCGGCATACCGCCAGGGAATTTTTCCCTGGTACAGCGAAGGGCAGGACATTCTCTGGTGGAGCCCCGATCCCCGTTTCGTCCTTTTCACGGAAAACCTGAAAATCTCTAAATCCATGAAAAAAGAGATCCGTAAAAAGAAATATGAGGTGGTGCTGGACCGGAATTTCCAAAAGGTCATAGGAGCATGCCGCGATTCTGTCCGGAAGGGGCAGAGAGGCACGTGGATTACCGAAGATATGTTCCGGGCTTACTGCGCCATACATGAAATGGGATGGGCCCATTCTGTCGAGGTTCTGGATAAGGGAAATCTTGTCGCGGGTCTTTACGGCGTATCCATAGGCAGGGTCTTTTTCGGTGAATCCATGTTTACCCGCGTTCCCAACGGATCAAAAACCGCTCTTATTCTTCTTACTCTTTTCCTTAAGGACCGCGGTTTTAAAATCATAGACAGTCAGGATCATACGGACCACCTTGAAAGTCTGGGTGCAGAGAACATTAGGCGGGAAGACTTTTACGGAATTCTGAAGAAAGAGCTCTCTTTTCCCGATTATAGAGGCATGTGGAACCGCATCTTTCCCGAATTTCCCGATTCCGAAGGTCTAAGGGATATCCTTAAATGA
- the clpA gene encoding ATP-dependent Clp protease ATP-binding subunit ClpA produces MNISEDVQTVINSAWYEAKNRNHEYFTAEHVLYTALTFDKSKEILEQCGIDTDGLVEELEVYFEKHIPRVKDLDPFQTVGLQTVIERTMIHMEAAGKETIEIGDLLVSILEQEESYGSYFLKKAGLKKLTLLDFLSHRIDEEEEIESDEANEDDYEFVRDHMKSADTGKNTSKKKQTNLDKYTTNLTALAEEGKLEPLIGREEEIERTIQVLSRRLKNNPVHVGDPGVGKTAVTEGLAQRIVAGDVPGPLKGYSIFSLDMGSLLAGTKFRGDFEERMKLVLGELEDLEKAILFIDEIHTIIGAGAVSGGAMDASNLLKPALVRGTLKCIGSTTFDEYKKHFEKDHALVRRFQKIDINEPSTDETLQILRGLRSVYEQHHGVMYSDEALQSAVDLSAQYINERKLPDKAIDVIDEAGAWKRLFSEKNGDSLIPEVSEKDIELVISKIAGIPEKSVSVSETDKLKKLEALLRKQIYGQDNAVSAVVEAVKRSRAGFRNPDKPIASFLFVGPTGVGKTELARTLADEMGIAIHRFDMSEYQEKHTVSRLIGSPPGYVGFEEGGLLTDAIRKTPHAVLLLDEIEKAHRDIFNILLQMMDYATVTDNMGRKADFRNVIIIMTSNAGAGELGKAIIGFGDNMVQVGSMEKAIERTFTPEFRNRLDKVVLFERLDQKIVEKIVHKEIEHFREMLTAKKVTLTVSDECVSWLAREGYSPEFGARNIARLVEDKIKTIFVDQVLFGDLSEGGNAVADIVDDDVKIRISRRKLT; encoded by the coding sequence TTGAATATCAGCGAAGATGTCCAGACTGTTATCAATTCGGCCTGGTATGAAGCAAAAAACCGCAATCATGAGTATTTTACAGCAGAGCATGTTCTCTATACGGCTCTGACCTTTGATAAATCGAAAGAGATCCTGGAACAGTGCGGCATTGATACGGATGGACTGGTCGAGGAACTGGAAGTGTATTTCGAAAAACACATACCCCGGGTCAAAGATCTGGATCCCTTTCAGACTGTCGGGCTGCAGACCGTTATCGAACGGACTATGATTCACATGGAAGCTGCCGGAAAGGAGACTATCGAAATCGGCGATCTGCTTGTCTCCATTCTGGAACAGGAAGAGAGTTACGGCTCCTACTTTCTGAAGAAAGCCGGTTTGAAAAAACTGACCCTTCTTGATTTTCTCTCCCACAGGATAGACGAAGAAGAGGAAATCGAATCCGACGAAGCTAATGAGGATGACTATGAGTTTGTCCGCGATCACATGAAGAGCGCCGACACCGGAAAAAACACCTCCAAAAAGAAACAGACCAATCTGGATAAATACACGACGAATCTCACTGCGCTGGCGGAAGAAGGGAAGCTCGAGCCCCTGATAGGCCGGGAAGAGGAGATCGAGCGGACCATTCAGGTTCTCTCCCGCCGTCTTAAAAATAATCCCGTACATGTCGGGGATCCCGGAGTCGGTAAAACGGCCGTGACCGAGGGGCTGGCCCAGAGAATCGTTGCCGGCGATGTTCCCGGTCCCTTGAAAGGCTATTCCATCTTTTCTCTCGATATGGGGTCTCTCCTTGCGGGAACCAAGTTCCGCGGTGATTTTGAGGAGAGGATGAAACTTGTTCTCGGAGAACTGGAGGATCTGGAAAAAGCCATTCTTTTTATCGACGAGATACACACTATTATCGGAGCGGGTGCCGTGTCGGGAGGGGCTATGGACGCTTCAAACCTGCTCAAGCCGGCCCTGGTGCGCGGGACGCTGAAGTGTATCGGTTCCACCACCTTTGATGAGTATAAAAAGCACTTTGAAAAGGATCACGCACTTGTGCGCCGTTTTCAGAAGATTGATATAAATGAGCCCTCAACCGATGAAACGCTCCAGATTCTCAGGGGACTGAGGAGCGTTTATGAACAGCACCATGGAGTCATGTACAGCGATGAGGCGCTGCAATCGGCTGTCGATCTTTCAGCGCAGTACATAAATGAGCGGAAGCTCCCCGATAAAGCCATCGATGTCATTGATGAAGCGGGAGCCTGGAAGAGGCTTTTCAGCGAGAAGAACGGCGATAGCCTTATTCCGGAAGTTTCGGAGAAAGACATTGAACTGGTTATTTCAAAAATAGCCGGAATTCCGGAAAAGAGCGTTTCCGTCAGTGAAACGGACAAGCTGAAAAAACTGGAAGCTCTTCTGCGCAAACAGATTTACGGTCAGGACAACGCCGTATCTGCTGTTGTCGAAGCTGTCAAACGGTCCCGAGCCGGATTCCGTAACCCCGATAAACCGATCGCCTCTTTTCTTTTCGTCGGTCCTACGGGAGTCGGGAAAACAGAACTGGCCAGAACACTGGCCGATGAAATGGGAATTGCCATCCATCGCTTCGATATGAGTGAATATCAGGAGAAGCATACAGTTTCCCGTTTAATCGGTTCTCCTCCCGGTTATGTGGGGTTTGAAGAGGGAGGTCTTCTGACCGATGCTATCAGGAAAACGCCCCATGCGGTTTTGCTTCTCGACGAAATTGAAAAAGCGCACCGCGATATTTTTAATATTCTTCTGCAGATGATGGACTACGCCACTGTGACGGATAATATGGGCCGCAAAGCCGATTTCCGCAACGTTATCATCATCATGACTTCCAACGCGGGAGCGGGCGAGCTGGGCAAGGCCATTATCGGATTCGGAGACAATATGGTTCAGGTCGGTTCTATGGAAAAGGCCATCGAAAGGACTTTTACACCGGAATTCCGTAACCGGCTCGATAAAGTCGTGCTCTTTGAACGGCTCGATCAGAAAATTGTCGAAAAAATCGTCCATAAGGAAATCGAACATTTCCGTGAAATGCTCACAGCGAAAAAAGTTACGCTCACAGTGAGCGATGAATGTGTGAGCTGGCTGGCCAGAGAGGGGTACTCCCCGGAATTCGGCGCCAGAAATATCGCCCGCCTCGTGGAAGATAAAATCAAAACTATCTTTGTGGATCAGGTTCTCTTCGGAGATCTTTCGGAAGGCGGAAACGCTGTCGCAGATATTGTTGATGACGATGTGAAAATACGAATCTCGAGGCGGAAACTCACTTGA
- the clpS gene encoding ATP-dependent Clp protease adapter ClpS — MSEQYDGQLKEEIREEIKEPDMYRVILLNDDYTTTDFVVEVLVSIFHKPPIEAAKIMMDVHKKGKGVVGLYTHDIAATKIAQVHSAARDREYPLKCIMEKV; from the coding sequence ATGTCGGAACAGTATGACGGGCAACTGAAAGAAGAGATAAGAGAAGAAATCAAAGAACCTGATATGTATCGGGTCATTTTGCTCAATGACGATTACACGACGACGGATTTTGTTGTCGAGGTCCTTGTGTCAATATTTCACAAACCGCCCATAGAAGCGGCCAAAATTATGATGGATGTTCATAAAAAGGGAAAAGGTGTCGTTGGTCTGTACACACATGATATAGCCGCGACGAAAATAGCCCAGGTGCATTCCGCTGCCAGGGATAGGGAATACCCCCTCAAATGCATAATGGAGAAAGTATAG
- a CDS encoding tetratricopeptide repeat protein has product MKTFKLLLILMLLVTGLYGQAIDMKAVEAEENLRWGVIAFNNGFYNKAVQSLEKALALKPENPAILSWLGRSYYMSGLEDAALAEWDKIISNGQAGASLINLAELVKYRQLLSIQPEQEEKWVVHMELENRLGGFTLFNRPTAAVPTTDGSGGMYVVSFATNQVLRYDANGSLKETFDGGFEGYDHPFDIYPLRDGRFLLSEFTGNRVSLCRPGGSREREIGEKGIGEGQLLGPQYLASDERKYFYVTDAGNRKIVKYDFEGNYVLEIGRSDRDFPGFQWLTGIVLDGDRLYAADAVAKSLFVFDDSGNYLETLLKGQLDKPEGLSLYGDDLLIADGPYIRRYDREMDHLSFMVDRTGNSLRSMDGELDENGNLLVADYDTNRIAVLTELSSVYGGLFVRINRINADSFPEIIVDFSIERRDGQAVVGLDKDNFIITEKSRGVEGYSLEFKGFSGTDSYMTILVDGSQKMSPYSESVAELLKQIYSSGTGSSKSLISIGETPYVISSFDDDSVSGAIEEATSQWSSDWVADTGIRLAASQMIPGRDRRSVLFITQGDLPANAFDRYDVIDLAAYYKNNNIVFNTVYTVSGRQNRELEYLSETTGGQTVYMFRPEGIAPLLEDMKYTPSAIYTASYKSNSDPDFGRAYIPVELEVLYVNKSGRDESGYYPPIQ; this is encoded by the coding sequence ATGAAAACCTTCAAATTACTGTTAATACTAATGCTTCTTGTAACCGGACTTTACGGTCAGGCTATAGATATGAAGGCTGTAGAAGCTGAAGAGAATCTCAGATGGGGTGTTATCGCTTTCAATAACGGGTTTTATAATAAAGCGGTTCAATCTCTGGAAAAAGCACTGGCTCTAAAACCGGAAAATCCCGCTATCCTTTCCTGGCTGGGGCGCAGTTACTATATGTCCGGTCTTGAGGATGCCGCGTTGGCCGAATGGGATAAAATCATCTCGAACGGGCAAGCCGGGGCATCGCTGATAAATCTTGCCGAGCTTGTCAAATATCGGCAGCTTTTGTCTATACAGCCGGAACAGGAAGAAAAATGGGTCGTCCATATGGAACTTGAAAACAGGCTCGGCGGATTTACTCTCTTCAACAGACCGACGGCTGCTGTTCCGACTACGGACGGTTCGGGGGGAATGTATGTCGTTTCCTTCGCAACGAATCAGGTACTCCGTTACGATGCAAACGGTTCTCTCAAAGAGACTTTTGACGGCGGTTTTGAAGGTTATGATCACCCCTTTGATATATATCCCCTCAGGGACGGTCGTTTTCTTCTCAGCGAGTTTACGGGTAACAGGGTTTCTCTCTGCCGGCCCGGCGGCTCCCGGGAACGGGAAATCGGAGAAAAGGGAATCGGCGAGGGACAGCTTCTCGGTCCTCAATATCTGGCTTCCGACGAAAGGAAATACTTTTACGTAACCGATGCGGGAAACAGAAAAATCGTTAAGTATGATTTCGAAGGAAATTATGTTCTGGAAATCGGTCGGTCTGATCGTGATTTCCCCGGTTTTCAGTGGTTGACCGGTATCGTCCTCGACGGGGACAGATTGTACGCTGCCGATGCCGTGGCAAAATCCCTTTTTGTTTTTGATGACAGCGGCAACTATCTGGAGACGCTGTTAAAGGGGCAGCTCGACAAACCCGAGGGATTAAGTCTCTATGGTGATGATCTGCTCATTGCCGACGGGCCGTATATTCGCAGGTATGACCGGGAAATGGATCATCTCTCCTTTATGGTGGACAGAACCGGCAACAGTCTCCGCTCCATGGATGGAGAGCTGGATGAAAACGGGAATCTTCTAGTGGCTGATTACGATACGAACCGCATAGCCGTTCTCACGGAGCTTTCATCTGTCTACGGAGGGCTCTTTGTCAGGATCAACAGAATCAACGCCGATTCGTTTCCTGAAATAATCGTGGATTTTTCCATTGAAAGGCGCGATGGACAGGCTGTTGTGGGACTCGATAAGGATAACTTTATTATCACGGAGAAATCCCGCGGGGTTGAAGGATATTCACTGGAGTTCAAAGGGTTCAGCGGTACAGATTCCTACATGACGATTCTGGTTGATGGATCACAGAAGATGTCCCCTTACAGCGAATCTGTTGCGGAACTGCTCAAGCAGATCTATTCTTCCGGAACCGGCAGTTCGAAATCTCTTATCTCAATTGGCGAGACGCCCTATGTTATCAGTTCATTCGATGATGATTCAGTCTCCGGAGCTATTGAAGAAGCCACTTCGCAGTGGTCTTCCGACTGGGTAGCCGATACGGGAATACGTCTGGCTGCTTCGCAGATGATTCCGGGGCGTGACAGACGATCGGTACTGTTTATTACCCAGGGAGATCTTCCTGCCAATGCATTTGACAGATACGATGTTATTGACCTGGCGGCCTACTATAAAAACAATAATATTGTTTTCAATACTGTTTATACGGTTTCGGGTAGACAGAACAGAGAGCTGGAATATCTGTCAGAGACTACAGGCGGCCAGACTGTCTACATGTTCAGGCCCGAAGGGATTGCACCGCTTCTCGAGGATATGAAGTACACTCCGAGCGCTATTTATACAGCCAGCTACAAGTCGAACAGCGATCCCGATTTCGGCAGGGCTTATATACCGGTTGAGCTCGAAGTTCTTTATGTCAATAAAAGCGGGCGGGACGAGTCCGGTTATTACCCGCCCATCCAGTAA